The window CTGGCAGTAGACCTTGACAGCATGGAGGATCTGCCTGTCCAAGGGTTTTCGCCTAGGGTCTTTGGTGGTAGATTGGATGCCTAAGCCACAACTGTTGGCCAGAGTGTGCCTGTCAAAAAAGGAGGCAAGAAGCCGACGAAATAGGACTTTGTGCCTTGTGCCGGCACTGATGTGACAGATTATGAGCTGTGCCCTTGTGATGTATACACGGGTGCTTATTATAAGCTCCAACTTCTCAGCAGGGTCACCCTCGTCAGAGAGTTTTGGGTGGCATCGACCGCCAATCTGGTTGATGAGCTCAGCTGGCAGTGAGGTCAGGTCTTGCTGCACCCAGATTCTCTTTCGAGACTCCGACAGGGCCTCCACCTTCTCAGCTATCTGGCCTATGTTCATCATGCTATACATCGAGGACATGTTGTGTATCTGGTGCTGCAGCTCATCAGAGTCTTCCTCCCCTGCattctcctcatcctcctcattGTAGTAGGAACTGGGGCTATCACTAGTGTAGGCGCTGGATGTCCCAGGGCCGGTCTGTTCGAATGTGCTGGGCCTGCTCCCCTTACCTGCTGTCCCCTCTGGCACTGGGGTTGGGGCCACGTGCTGGGGCTGCTGGGATGAGCTGGAGAACTTGACCATTTTGCGGCTGCCATTGCTGCCGCCCTCTTTCGGGGCGCTGTCCCGTAACTGCTTGGCTACAGGCATGCATTGAACTGAATCTGACTCTTGCTGCTCAATCTTAACTCGAGAGACAAGGGGAAGTGGGGTGCTGTAGGCTGGCCAGCTAGAAATCTGGGCTACGGGACTCTGAGGCTCTGATGGGGGAGTTCCCTCCACGTGAAGGCCCTGTGAGTCACAGCTGGGCGAGCTCACCTTGAGTAAAAACTCTGTGCTTTTCTCCAGATCTCCTGAATCTGGAGGAAGTGGTCGCTCACATTCATGCTGAGGCAGCCAGTGTAGCAGAAGCTAAGGATCTGTTGGAAAGACTGGGGCTGCACAGCTTCGGGCAGCTCCACCACTGCACTCTTGCTGCTGTTGAAAAGGTTCCGGAAGTAGGACCTGCTGGCAGCCAGAACAGCTCGGTGGGCCTTGAAAGCATGGTCTTTGACCACCACTGACACATCGCAGTAGAGACCCTGCAGCCACTGCTCATTCAAACATCCCAGGATACTGTTGCCAAAGTTGGGGATCTCCATTTGCTGAGCGTGAGCCATGATGTAGGACcttgaggagggatggaggaagcccctcttccctccacccaGGATGTCAGTTCTCACACGATGAAGCTGAGCAAAGCTCAGGGGCCAACCTCCCTCTCTGGAGCGGCGGACCGACTGGCCCATGGGGCTAAGAGGGCTTGAGCTAAACGGGGCAGGACTGGGTCAGGCCCCGCGCTGGCTTCTTTAGGCTCCCTGGCTCTGGGGCTACGGGCCTCACAAAATTAGTTTATTAACAGTGAAGTATATAACTGTTAACAAAGTGGTTCAGATTGACCACCtcagggagatggggaggggccCTCTTTTATTGACCGGCAGGAAAGGAGGGGGTGGGTAGTTGAGAAACACTGTAATTGACTATATTAAGAGAGGTGGGTGGGCATTAAGGTGTGGCTAATCATACCCTTCTCTGACAATAAAGGAATGTTAATTGCTTTATGGGTTTTGTCTGCAGGGACTCAGAACCACCAGCCTTCCTTGACCCCTTGAAAGAGATTAAACTTCTCCTAATTG is drawn from Dromiciops gliroides isolate mDroGli1 chromosome 2, mDroGli1.pri, whole genome shotgun sequence and contains these coding sequences:
- the LOC122742265 gene encoding LOW QUALITY PROTEIN: nucleus accumbens-associated protein 1-like (The sequence of the model RefSeq protein was modified relative to this genomic sequence to represent the inferred CDS: inserted 1 base in 1 codon), whose translation is MAHAQQMEIPNFGNSILGCLNEQWLQGLYCDVSVVVKDHAFKAHRAVLAASRSYFRNLFNSSKSAVVELPEAVQPQSFQQILSFCYTGCLSMNVSDHFLQIQEIXEKSTEFLLKVSSPSCDSQGLHVEGTPPSEPQSPVAQISSWPAYSTPLPLVSRVKIEQQESDSVQCMPVAKQLRDSAPKEGGSNGSRKMVKFSSSSQQPQHVAPTPVPEGTAGKGSRPSTFEQTGPGTSSAYTSDSPSSYYNEEDEENAGEEDSDELQHQIHNMSSMYSMMNIGQIAEKVEALSESRKRIWVQQDLTSLPAELINQIGGRCHPKLSDEGDPAEKLELIISTRVYITRAQLIICHISAGTRHKVLFRRLLASFFDRHTLANSCGLGIQSTTKDPRRKPLDRQILHAVKVYCQTFAPNFKNTEMNAIVGDVCTNVRRLVLKSCVPKGSMQMTFINDSGKIEPIKGVEPSFETVNYDGDAGPSSEALP